TTCATCCTCAACAACGACTAAAACTGTTTCGATATTATAGCTGCCATCTTCTTTGGCTTCCACGACGGTGCCCTTTACGTTCGGCGGCACCATGAGGCGGTGCTCAATCATCAGGGTTTCCTGGACAGTCCCAAAGATCTGTCCGGGTTTTACGGTATCGCCAACACTCAGTCTGGCTTTGTAATCCCACAATTTTTCTTCATCAATGGACATCAGGCCGATCCCTTCCGGGATAAACACCGGTGAGATTTCCTGAATTTTTTCCAGCGGCCGCTGGATACCATCGAACATATTTTTTAGCATCCCCGGTCCAAGCTTAACGCTTAAAGGCATCCCGGTTGACAGGATTTCCTCGCCGGGCATCAGGCCTTCGGTTTCTTCATATACCTGGATGGTTCCAATGTCGCCGTCCAGAACGATGACTTCACCGATCAGCTTTTTCTTGCCAACCATGACCATTTCACGCATTTGGAAGGCGGTCATATTGGTCCCTGTAACAACGGGTCCGTTGATGCCTGAAATAACGCCTTTTACTTCATTCTTTACTTCATTACTCAATTAACCCACCTGCTTTTCCATTACTTCGTTTAAGTACATACCGATTGTCTTGTAGTTGGTACGAACAAGATTTTCAACGGTAAAGTCACAATTTATACGATTGTCTGTGTCTCTGACGACAATGCCTCCAATGGTGCCTGCAGGTAATGCATCAAATGTGATGGTGTAATCGGGCAGAACCCTTGAGGCGTTTTGTTTGACAAACGCACTGTCGGGGTCATTTACAAAAATAATAATATCCCTGCGGTCTCTCAAAATGCTCGGAACCTTTTCCAGACATTTTACAAGGTAACCGCGGTAGATTTCTGTGCCGACATAATTTCTGGCTTCATCCAGCACCGCCTGTTTAAAATCCTCCAAAATACGGCTTTTTTCTTCCAAAAGCTCTGTTTTTGCAGTGTTTTTACCCTGGGCGATGATTTTATTCTTATCACGGAAAATAACGTGGTAACCGCGTTCTTCGATACTGCGTTTTTCTTCCTTGATTTTTTCACCAGAAGCCTTCACCATTTCCAGCTTTTTATCCTTCGCTGTATTGATGGTCTGCTTGCCCCATTCGCGTTGTTTCCTTAGGAGATATTGTGTAAAGACACCAAGTTTTTCTTCAACTGATATCATGTGTTCACTTCCTTACAATCCTACGGATTCTTTAATATATTGGGTGATGATTCCCTGCTCTCTCTGATAACCATAGCGGTCAGGTATGACCGTGATCAAAGGGAAGAGAACCTTTTTTTTGGTATCCAGTACGAGATCCTCGATCATTAAATAAGCCTTTTCGGTCAGAAAGATAATGCCGATTTCCTTGTTCTTCAGGGCTTCTTTAAACGTACTTTCAATGGTTTCCTGATCTCTGACGTAGGCGCCTTCGATTCCAGCTAATTTCATGCCTAAATAGGAATCACGATTTTCGCTGATCACAAAAGATTTCATTTTGTCATATCCTTAAAGGCTTAGAGGCTACCGATGATCATGATAGAGATAATTAATCCGTAAATGGCAACCCCTTCAGCCAGGCCTACGTAGATCAGAGTTTTACCAAGAATCTTTTCATTTTCGGATACAGCGCCAAGAGCGGCAGAACCAACGACACCAACAGCGTAACCTGCACCCACACAGGCTAAACCGGTAGACAGTGCGGCGCCAATGTAACCCAGACCAGCGTCAGACATGCCAGCAGGATTGGTAGCAGCAGCAACAGCAGATGGAGCAAACATAATTAAAGCAGCCGCCATAGTCGGGATGAATCCGGCTAAATTAAATCTCAAAAACTTTTTCAGACGGCTCTGTTCAGAGGTGCAGTCCTTATAAATAAAATAAACACCACCGGCAATGGTTGCCAGAACTAAAAGACCAGCTAAAATTGTAATAATTGTTAAAATACTCATTTTAAACTCCTTTTTCTTCGTGTATCCCATCAGGGATAGAAATATTGATCATGTTATTTTTATTAAAGTGTGTTTCTGATTTCACTGCTCAGAGGAACAAACTCT
The DNA window shown above is from Eubacterium limosum and carries:
- a CDS encoding V-type ATP synthase subunit E, with protein sequence MISVEEKLGVFTQYLLRKQREWGKQTINTAKDKKLEMVKASGEKIKEEKRSIEERGYHVIFRDKNKIIAQGKNTAKTELLEEKSRILEDFKQAVLDEARNYVGTEIYRGYLVKCLEKVPSILRDRRDIIIFVNDPDSAFVKQNASRVLPDYTITFDALPAGTIGGIVVRDTDNRINCDFTVENLVRTNYKTIGMYLNEVMEKQVG
- a CDS encoding V-type ATP synthase subunit F, whose translation is MKSFVISENRDSYLGMKLAGIEGAYVRDQETIESTFKEALKNKEIGIIFLTEKAYLMIEDLVLDTKKKVLFPLITVIPDRYGYQREQGIITQYIKESVGL
- a CDS encoding ATP synthase subunit C, with protein sequence MSILTIITILAGLLVLATIAGGVYFIYKDCTSEQSRLKKFLRFNLAGFIPTMAAALIMFAPSAVAAATNPAGMSDAGLGYIGAALSTGLACVGAGYAVGVVGSAALGAVSENEKILGKTLIYVGLAEGVAIYGLIISIMIIGSL